The Corynebacterium vitaeruminis DSM 20294 genome window below encodes:
- a CDS encoding energy-coupling factor ABC transporter substrate-binding protein — MKKNSRLVTITLIALAVVIAAFPMFFHFGSSDSEEPFGGTDAGAETIVEEHDPGYEQWFHPLAGELPGEVESGLFALQAALGAGVLGFALGNYRGRNKRDKELLEAAGAPQSTVA; from the coding sequence ATGAAGAAGAATTCACGCCTGGTTACCATCACCCTCATCGCGCTCGCGGTCGTCATCGCGGCCTTCCCGATGTTCTTCCACTTCGGCTCCTCCGACTCCGAGGAGCCCTTCGGCGGGACCGACGCCGGCGCCGAGACCATCGTCGAGGAGCACGACCCGGGCTACGAGCAGTGGTTCCACCCGCTCGCCGGCGAGCTGCCCGGCGAGGTGGAGTCCGGACTCTTCGCGCTCCAGGCCGCGCTCGGCGCGGGTGTGCTCGGCTTCGCGCTGGGCAACTACCGCGGTCGCAACAAGCGCGACAAGGAGCTGCTCGAGGCGGCGGGCGCCCCGCAGTCCACCGTGGCGTAG
- a CDS encoding TatD family hydrolase: MTVLLDTHFHLDFVTDPARIVASLSDAKVAVVAQTLLPSAFLAQEGATPARYALGFHPWWITDERQVEGELAVFAEALPRTRFIGEIGLDLGPRRAANAPLQRRVLDGILSRLGEHHVMSIHAVRAATDVLDALDASGTQATPVFHWFSGTSDELTRLVRRGGYVSINPRMLESKRGRAFVRQVPAGRLLLETDLPEGPGSAPDPEAVTAALHATLDKISQLRGRDMRPVIAQTQAQLYGA, encoded by the coding sequence ATGACGGTCCTGCTCGACACCCACTTCCACCTCGACTTCGTCACCGATCCCGCTCGCATCGTCGCTTCGCTTTCCGACGCCAAGGTGGCCGTCGTCGCACAGACCCTCCTGCCCTCGGCCTTCCTGGCCCAGGAGGGGGCGACCCCGGCCCGCTACGCGCTGGGCTTCCACCCCTGGTGGATCACCGATGAACGCCAGGTGGAAGGCGAGCTCGCCGTCTTCGCCGAAGCGCTGCCGCGCACCCGCTTCATCGGCGAGATCGGCCTCGACCTTGGCCCCCGGCGCGCCGCCAACGCCCCCCTGCAGCGCCGCGTCCTCGACGGCATCCTCTCCCGCCTAGGTGAGCACCACGTCATGTCCATCCACGCCGTGCGCGCGGCCACCGACGTCCTCGACGCCCTCGACGCCTCCGGCACCCAGGCGACGCCGGTCTTCCACTGGTTCTCGGGCACGAGCGACGAGCTCACCCGGCTGGTCCGCCGCGGCGGCTACGTCTCCATCAACCCCCGCATGTTGGAATCCAAGCGCGGGCGGGCGTTTGTCCGCCAGGTCCCGGCCGGGCGCCTCCTGCTCGAGACCGACCTGCCCGAGGGCCCCGGCTCCGCGCCGGACCCTGAGGCGGTCACCGCGGCCCTTCACGCCACGCTGGACAAGATCTCGCAGTTGCGCGGCCGCGACATGCGACCGGTCATTGCGCAGACGCAGGCACAGCTGTACGGCGCGTAG
- a CDS encoding MFS transporter, protein MEKRASTAWIYLASAALSMFGNAVAGIVWPWLVLERTGSPQAASIVAASIAVPSLLFAYFGGNLIDSVGRKPMSIVSDIISGLSVIGLIVVDSTTDLTLGWFIAIGIIGAVGDIPGMSARAALVGDVAVASGKDVPFLSGLNQGLGGISFLLGPAVAGFLMSALPIQNVLWITAGCSLGAAGLTALLRLGAPVAADEAEEADFAGWRGWRAALGFPVVRMLAVNTLLAMALVTPYLSVLLPARFQASGQPHLLGVSMSAYAVGMLLAGLVATKLASRERLTWALGMSLYIAGFGLMGFLHLPWLVIAGMAVSGLGGGVLNPLQMVVVTESVPEQIRGRTFSIFMAISQVAGPIGLAVTSVVLGFTTIYAIAAALAALWAVFAVVLIAWGLRLLKV, encoded by the coding sequence ATGGAAAAGCGCGCCTCCACCGCCTGGATCTACCTCGCCTCCGCGGCGCTTTCGATGTTCGGCAACGCCGTGGCGGGCATCGTGTGGCCGTGGCTGGTGCTCGAGCGCACGGGCAGCCCGCAGGCGGCGAGCATCGTCGCGGCCTCGATCGCCGTGCCCTCGCTGCTGTTCGCGTACTTCGGCGGCAACCTCATCGACTCGGTGGGGCGAAAGCCGATGTCGATCGTCTCCGACATCATCTCCGGGCTCTCGGTCATCGGGCTGATCGTGGTGGACTCGACCACCGACCTCACGCTGGGCTGGTTCATCGCGATCGGCATCATCGGCGCGGTGGGTGATATCCCGGGCATGTCGGCGCGCGCGGCGCTGGTGGGCGACGTGGCGGTGGCCAGCGGCAAAGACGTGCCGTTCCTGTCCGGCCTCAACCAGGGGCTCGGCGGCATCAGCTTCCTCCTCGGCCCGGCCGTGGCCGGATTCCTCATGTCGGCGCTGCCGATCCAGAACGTCCTGTGGATCACCGCAGGCTGCTCGCTGGGCGCGGCCGGGCTCACGGCGCTGCTGCGGCTGGGCGCGCCGGTCGCCGCGGACGAGGCGGAGGAGGCGGACTTCGCGGGCTGGCGCGGCTGGCGGGCGGCGCTCGGCTTCCCCGTCGTGCGGATGCTCGCGGTCAACACACTGCTGGCGATGGCGCTGGTCACCCCGTACCTCTCCGTGCTGCTGCCCGCCCGCTTCCAGGCCTCCGGGCAGCCCCACCTGCTGGGCGTGTCGATGTCCGCCTACGCGGTGGGCATGCTGCTCGCGGGGCTGGTGGCGACGAAGCTGGCCAGCCGCGAGCGGCTCACGTGGGCGCTGGGCATGTCGCTGTACATCGCGGGCTTCGGGCTCATGGGGTTCCTGCACTTACCGTGGCTGGTCATCGCCGGCATGGCCGTGTCCGGGCTCGGCGGCGGCGTGCTCAACCCCCTGCAGATGGTGGTGGTCACCGAGTCCGTCCCGGAGCAGATCCGCGGGCGCACGTTCTCGATCTTCATGGCGATCTCGCAGGTGGCTGGCCCGATCGGGCTGGCGGTGACCTCGGTCGTGCTGGGTTTTACCACCATCTACGCGATCGCGGCGGCGCTGGCCGCGTTGTGGGCGGTCTTCGCCGTGGTGCTCATCGCGTGGGGCCTGCGCCTGCTTAAGGTATAG
- a CDS encoding nuclear transport factor 2 family protein: MEQLWEDFINAMDAGDTATLRSLHTPDATLTHMTGHIATLDEWMRGIDRGDFVYHRIDVRGVEFGDGRIVGRITTGITDDGSGQAWPLRVEIDVAEVGGQPKVAASRVSLDRSPWRR, translated from the coding sequence ATGGAACAGTTATGGGAAGATTTCATCAATGCGATGGACGCCGGGGACACGGCCACCCTGCGAAGCCTGCACACCCCGGATGCCACGCTCACCCACATGACCGGGCACATTGCCACGCTTGACGAGTGGATGAGGGGCATCGATCGCGGCGACTTCGTCTATCACCGCATCGACGTGCGCGGGGTGGAGTTCGGCGACGGCCGCATCGTCGGCCGGATCACCACGGGGATCACCGACGACGGGTCGGGGCAGGCCTGGCCGCTGCGCGTGGAGATCGACGTGGCAGAAGTCGGCGGGCAGCCGAAGGTGGCGGCCTCCCGGGTGAGCTTGGACCGCTCGCCTTGGCGTCGATAA
- a CDS encoding ParA family protein encodes MRTLSFFNNKGGVGKTTLSTNVAHYFALQGLRVLYVDCDPQCNATQLMLSEDQTADIYGYHDEADDDVAFRRSLSRSVVSLFLPLMEGEPSIDHEFLAVRSKRFKVDVLPGHPALSQIEDVMSDAWSAAKGGKTGDFRRIHWAGQLAAAVESRDDYDVIFFDVGPSLGPFNRTVLLGCDAFVTPTSTDLFSFHAFGNLSRWFDAWVAEYSEISERCIAAWGAHAFDLERKLSPLRLPGRDGRALRYLGYTTLEYVKRKANGQEQLVGAFERFRGRFADEAARIGRSLGFEQDDYMIGYVPQMHSMPATAQDVHSPIAGLESSDGVRGAQLNQRDNYVANIHQLAGEVLGRFQEATRRTAVPASAQ; translated from the coding sequence GTGCGCACGCTGAGCTTTTTCAACAACAAGGGTGGGGTCGGCAAGACGACGCTGTCGACGAACGTGGCCCACTACTTCGCGCTGCAGGGCCTGCGCGTGCTCTACGTCGACTGCGACCCGCAATGCAACGCCACCCAGCTCATGCTCAGCGAGGACCAGACGGCGGACATCTACGGCTACCACGACGAGGCCGACGACGACGTGGCGTTTCGGCGCTCCCTGTCCCGCTCGGTGGTGTCGCTGTTCCTGCCGCTCATGGAGGGCGAGCCGAGCATCGACCACGAGTTCCTAGCCGTGCGCTCGAAGCGGTTCAAGGTGGACGTCCTGCCCGGGCACCCCGCGCTGTCGCAGATCGAGGACGTGATGAGCGACGCGTGGTCGGCCGCGAAGGGCGGAAAGACCGGCGACTTCCGGCGCATCCACTGGGCTGGGCAGCTGGCCGCGGCGGTGGAGTCCCGCGACGACTACGACGTGATCTTTTTCGACGTCGGCCCCAGCCTGGGGCCGTTTAACCGCACGGTGTTGCTGGGCTGCGACGCGTTCGTGACGCCGACTTCGACGGACCTGTTCAGCTTCCACGCCTTCGGCAACCTCTCGCGCTGGTTCGACGCGTGGGTCGCCGAGTACAGCGAGATCTCCGAGCGGTGCATCGCCGCGTGGGGCGCGCACGCCTTCGACCTAGAGCGGAAGCTCTCCCCGCTGCGGCTGCCCGGGCGCGACGGCCGCGCGCTGCGCTACCTCGGTTACACCACCTTGGAGTACGTCAAGCGCAAGGCCAACGGGCAGGAGCAGCTTGTGGGCGCGTTCGAGCGCTTCCGCGGCCGCTTCGCCGACGAGGCCGCGCGGATCGGGCGCAGCCTGGGCTTCGAGCAGGACGACTACATGATCGGCTACGTCCCGCAGATGCACTCGATGCCCGCCACCGCCCAGGACGTGCACTCCCCCATCGCGGGGCTGGAGTCCTCGGACGGGGTGCGCGGCGCGCAGCTCAACCAGCGCGACAACTACGTGGCCAACATCCACCAGCTGGCCGGCGAGGTGCTCGGGCGCTTCCAGGAAGCTACGCGCCGTACAGCTGTGCCTGCGTCTGCGCAATGA
- a CDS encoding ABC transporter permease has product MTSTRARLLLAFAAVAALLAASLATGQYDVLSGDDGLAMLNNVRVPRTIALVLAGAAMAMSGLVMQLLTQNRFVEPTTTGTTEWAGLGLLFAMILVPTASVLERMAFAVVFSFIGTMVFFLFLRRVSLRSSLIVPIVGIMLGAVVSSVSSFLALKTDTLQTLGTWFQGSFTSVYKGQYEVLWIVLAVVVAVFFFADRLTIAGLGEELATNVGVNYQRMMLLGTALIAIATGVVTVVVGNLPFVGLIVPNLVSMWRGDDLRSNLPWVCALGIGLVAACDLLARIIIAPFEIPVSVILGIVGAVVFVALIVRGTRRG; this is encoded by the coding sequence ATGACCTCCACCAGAGCAAGGCTGCTTCTCGCCTTCGCCGCGGTGGCGGCGCTGCTCGCGGCGTCGCTGGCCACCGGCCAGTACGACGTCCTCTCCGGCGACGACGGGCTCGCGATGTTAAACAACGTCCGCGTGCCGCGCACCATCGCGCTCGTCCTCGCTGGCGCCGCGATGGCCATGAGCGGCCTGGTCATGCAGCTGCTCACGCAGAACCGCTTCGTCGAGCCCACGACCACCGGCACCACCGAGTGGGCGGGGCTCGGCCTGCTTTTCGCCATGATCCTCGTGCCCACCGCCAGCGTGCTCGAGCGCATGGCCTTCGCCGTGGTCTTCTCCTTCATCGGAACCATGGTTTTCTTCCTGTTCCTCCGGCGCGTGTCCCTGCGTTCCTCGCTCATCGTCCCCATCGTCGGCATCATGCTGGGCGCGGTGGTCAGCTCCGTCTCGAGCTTCCTCGCGCTCAAGACGGACACCCTCCAGACCCTGGGCACCTGGTTCCAGGGCAGCTTCACCTCCGTCTACAAGGGGCAGTACGAGGTGCTGTGGATCGTGCTCGCCGTCGTCGTCGCCGTCTTCTTCTTCGCCGACCGGCTGACCATCGCGGGCCTCGGCGAGGAGCTGGCGACCAACGTCGGCGTCAACTACCAGCGCATGATGCTGCTGGGCACCGCGCTCATCGCGATCGCGACCGGGGTGGTCACGGTCGTGGTGGGCAACCTGCCGTTCGTCGGGCTCATCGTCCCCAACCTGGTGAGCATGTGGCGCGGCGACGACCTGCGCTCCAACCTCCCCTGGGTGTGCGCGCTCGGCATTGGGCTGGTCGCCGCCTGCGACCTGCTGGCGCGGATTATCATCGCCCCGTTTGAGATCCCCGTCTCGGTGATCCTCGGCATCGTCGGCGCGGTTGTCTTCGTGGCGCTCATCGTCAGGGGGACCCGCCGTGGCTAA
- a CDS encoding energy-coupling factor ABC transporter permease has translation MHIAEGFLPVSHAIGWTVVAAPFVIHGAMQVNKQIKEKPDTGLLLGAAGAFTFVLSALKIPSVTGSSSHPTGTGLGAVLFKPPVMAFIGTIVLLFQAILLAHGGITTLGANVTSMAIVGPWVGYATWKLARKWGASLEVGIFFAAFTADLSTYVVTALQLALAHHTDSVGGAAVSFLALYAPTQLPLAVVEAIVTVLIIRSLRALAPKELITLGVAMPSEVGAVPESTPEEVTADSDQPQVKA, from the coding sequence ATGCATATCGCAGAGGGGTTCCTCCCCGTTTCCCACGCCATCGGCTGGACCGTTGTCGCGGCACCATTCGTGATTCACGGCGCGATGCAGGTCAATAAGCAGATCAAGGAAAAGCCCGACACCGGCCTGTTGCTCGGCGCGGCGGGCGCCTTCACCTTTGTGCTCTCCGCGCTCAAGATCCCGTCCGTGACGGGTTCCTCCTCGCACCCCACCGGCACGGGGCTTGGTGCGGTCCTTTTCAAACCTCCCGTCATGGCGTTCATCGGCACGATTGTCCTATTGTTCCAGGCGATCCTGCTGGCGCACGGCGGCATCACCACGCTGGGGGCGAACGTCACCTCCATGGCCATCGTTGGCCCGTGGGTGGGCTACGCCACGTGGAAGCTGGCGCGCAAGTGGGGCGCCAGCTTGGAGGTGGGCATCTTCTTCGCGGCGTTCACCGCCGACCTGTCCACCTACGTGGTCACCGCCTTGCAGCTGGCGCTGGCGCACCACACCGACTCGGTCGGGGGCGCGGCGGTGTCCTTCCTCGCGCTCTACGCGCCGACCCAGCTCCCGCTGGCCGTCGTTGAGGCGATCGTCACCGTGCTCATCATCCGCTCCCTTCGCGCGCTGGCGCCGAAGGAGCTCATCACGCTCGGCGTGGCAATGCCCTCCGAGGTGGGGGCCGTGCCCGAGTCGACGCCCGAAGAAGTCACCGCAGATTCCGACCAGCCGCAGGTCAAGGCATAG
- a CDS encoding iron ABC transporter ATP-binding protein gives MITLEKVTKTYTSDNQQVRIGPVDLELPRGGVTALVGPNGAGKSTLLTMIGRLLSLDAGEIRVAGLDVTTAKSGELARVISILRQDNHFVTRLTVRQLVGFGRFPYSKGRLTREDDRIITRYIDFLGLTDLQGRFLDQLSGGQRQRAYVAMVLCQETDYVLLDEPLNNLDLAHSIEMMRHIGRAASAFGRTIIVVLHDINFAARYSDCICAVKDGQVVAFGTPEEIMNDETLSAVFDTPITVIDGPHGRIACY, from the coding sequence GTGATCACCCTCGAGAAGGTCACCAAGACCTACACCTCCGACAACCAGCAGGTCCGAATCGGTCCGGTCGACCTCGAGCTGCCCCGCGGCGGGGTCACCGCGCTCGTGGGGCCGAACGGGGCGGGCAAATCGACGCTGCTGACGATGATCGGCCGGCTGCTCAGCCTGGACGCCGGCGAGATCCGCGTCGCCGGCCTCGACGTGACCACCGCCAAGAGCGGGGAGCTGGCGCGGGTCATCTCGATCCTGCGGCAGGACAACCACTTCGTCACCCGGCTGACCGTCCGCCAGCTCGTAGGCTTCGGCCGCTTCCCGTATTCGAAGGGGCGTCTGACGCGCGAGGACGATCGCATCATCACCCGCTACATCGACTTCCTCGGGCTCACCGACCTGCAGGGGCGCTTCCTCGACCAGCTCTCCGGCGGCCAGCGCCAGCGGGCCTACGTCGCGATGGTGCTGTGCCAGGAGACCGACTACGTCCTCCTCGACGAGCCGCTCAACAACCTGGACCTCGCCCATTCCATCGAGATGATGCGGCACATCGGCCGCGCCGCCAGCGCGTTCGGCCGCACGATCATCGTGGTCCTCCACGACATCAACTTCGCCGCCCGCTACTCCGACTGCATCTGTGCCGTCAAAGACGGCCAGGTCGTAGCCTTCGGCACTCCGGAGGAGATCATGAACGATGAGACGCTCTCGGCCGTCTTCGATACGCCCATCACCGTCATCGACGGCCCCCACGGTCGCATCGCTTGCTACTAG
- a CDS encoding siderophore ABC transporter substrate-binding protein: MSRSTLAAVIAASAIALAACSSGATESASSTSASTSTVSIEDNYGTVEVKTPVQRAASTDNRTFEVLDQWGIQLVAAPKQLIPTTIPDYKDNDDIVDLGSHREPNLEALVAAEPDLIINGQRFQQYYEDIKKLNPDTPIIELDPRDGEPLDQELKRQVTDLGEVFGKQAEAQQLVDDFDAALERAKKAYNGTDTVMAVNVSGGEIGYVAPTIGRVWGPIFDLLGLKPALEVADASSNHEGDDISVEAIAAANPTWIFALDRDAAISAASEPGYSPALDVIKNNAALANVAAVKDGKTLVAPADTYTNESIITYTEILNSIADAFEGK, from the coding sequence ATGTCTCGCTCGACGCTCGCCGCGGTCATTGCCGCCTCCGCCATCGCCCTCGCCGCCTGCTCATCCGGGGCGACCGAATCCGCCTCGTCGACCAGCGCTTCCACCAGCACCGTGAGCATCGAGGACAACTACGGCACCGTCGAGGTGAAAACCCCTGTCCAGCGCGCCGCATCCACCGACAACCGCACCTTCGAGGTACTCGACCAGTGGGGCATCCAGCTCGTCGCGGCCCCCAAGCAGCTCATCCCGACGACGATCCCGGACTACAAGGACAACGACGACATCGTCGACCTCGGCAGCCACCGCGAGCCCAACCTCGAGGCGCTCGTCGCCGCCGAGCCGGACCTCATCATCAACGGCCAGCGCTTCCAGCAGTACTACGAAGACATCAAGAAGCTGAACCCGGACACCCCGATCATCGAGCTCGATCCCCGCGACGGCGAGCCGCTCGACCAGGAGCTCAAGCGCCAGGTCACCGACCTGGGCGAGGTCTTCGGCAAGCAGGCCGAGGCGCAGCAGCTCGTCGACGACTTTGACGCCGCCCTCGAGCGCGCGAAGAAGGCCTACAACGGCACCGACACCGTCATGGCCGTCAACGTCTCCGGCGGCGAGATCGGCTACGTTGCCCCCACCATCGGCCGCGTCTGGGGACCAATTTTCGACCTGCTGGGGCTCAAGCCCGCGCTCGAGGTCGCCGACGCCTCCTCCAACCACGAGGGCGACGACATCTCCGTCGAGGCCATCGCCGCCGCCAACCCCACCTGGATCTTCGCCCTCGACCGCGACGCCGCCATCTCCGCCGCCTCCGAGCCCGGCTACTCCCCGGCGCTCGACGTGATCAAGAACAACGCCGCGCTCGCCAACGTCGCCGCCGTCAAGGACGGCAAGACGCTTGTCGCCCCGGCAGATACCTACACCAACGAGTCCATCATCACCTACACGGAGATCCTGAACTCCATCGCCGACGCCTTCGAGGGCAAGTAG
- the cbiQ gene encoding cobalt ECF transporter T component CbiQ, giving the protein MNPLERAAAKSAWAHVNVGEKLLLFIGLIIEVLVLPPKVGVPLVAVTVIALAFAARVPLRLYVGLVLAPAVFIALGIIPLMLTVNSHGVSINPAGVAPALVVMVRSFVATASMMVLTLTTPMSEFISWASRIGVPEALTYVVVLMYRMISTLLVTSRTMWEAQAMRLGHSNRKKWISSIAAQAATLFVLSLERARRLGEGLELRADPSAMAVANPHRPLSRQRFAGIIVLLCLLAASRLLIK; this is encoded by the coding sequence ATGAACCCCCTGGAAAGGGCGGCAGCCAAGAGCGCGTGGGCGCACGTCAACGTCGGCGAGAAGCTGCTGCTGTTCATCGGGCTCATCATCGAGGTCCTCGTCCTGCCGCCTAAGGTGGGCGTCCCGCTCGTGGCGGTGACGGTTATCGCGCTCGCCTTCGCGGCGCGCGTGCCGCTGCGGCTGTACGTGGGGCTGGTGCTGGCCCCGGCGGTGTTCATCGCGCTGGGCATCATCCCGCTCATGCTCACCGTCAACTCCCACGGTGTGAGCATCAACCCGGCGGGCGTCGCCCCGGCGCTGGTGGTCATGGTGCGCAGCTTCGTTGCCACGGCCTCGATGATGGTGCTCACGCTCACCACGCCCATGTCGGAGTTCATCTCGTGGGCGAGCCGCATCGGCGTGCCAGAAGCCCTCACCTACGTGGTGGTGCTCATGTATCGCATGATCTCCACGCTCTTGGTCACCTCTCGCACCATGTGGGAGGCGCAGGCGATGCGGCTGGGGCACTCCAACCGCAAGAAGTGGATCTCGTCGATCGCCGCGCAGGCCGCGACCCTGTTCGTCCTGTCGCTCGAGCGCGCCCGTCGCCTCGGCGAGGGGCTCGAGCTGCGCGCGGACCCGAGCGCGATGGCCGTCGCGAACCCCCACCGGCCGCTTTCCCGGCAGCGCTTCGCGGGAATCATCGTCCTGCTGTGCCTGCTGGCGGCAAGCCGGCTGTTGATTAAGTAG
- a CDS encoding energy-coupling factor ABC transporter ATP-binding protein, with the protein MLSARGLEFSHETTAVLKGVDLDVCSGETIALLGRNGAGKSTLFRLLAASWRPGAGSVTLHGEPYAYNRKGRDRVRRAVQLVLQEPDDQIFATTVRADVSYGPVNQGLTEAEVSERVEAALAATGITHLAERVPHHLSFGQRKRVVLAGALAMRPEVLLLDEPTAGLDPTGTREVAASIEKLTNAGTAVVLCTHDVNFAYAVSRTAAILVDGSLVSGPTRDILADHVLMERAGLEVPWAPLVSRALGREVTDTRDLHDR; encoded by the coding sequence GTGCTATCCGCACGAGGCCTCGAGTTTTCCCACGAGACCACAGCCGTGCTCAAGGGCGTGGACCTCGACGTGTGCTCGGGCGAGACCATCGCCCTCCTAGGCCGCAACGGCGCCGGAAAGTCCACCCTGTTTCGCCTGCTCGCCGCGTCGTGGCGTCCGGGGGCGGGGTCGGTGACCCTGCATGGCGAGCCCTACGCCTACAACCGCAAGGGGCGCGATCGGGTGCGCCGCGCGGTGCAGCTGGTCTTGCAGGAGCCCGACGACCAGATCTTCGCCACCACCGTCCGCGCCGACGTCTCCTACGGCCCGGTCAACCAGGGCCTCACCGAGGCCGAGGTGAGCGAGCGAGTCGAGGCGGCGCTTGCCGCCACCGGCATCACGCACCTCGCCGAGCGCGTCCCGCACCACCTCTCCTTCGGGCAGCGCAAGCGGGTCGTCCTCGCCGGCGCGCTCGCCATGCGCCCCGAGGTGTTGCTTCTCGACGAGCCTACGGCGGGTCTCGACCCGACCGGCACGAGGGAGGTGGCCGCCTCCATCGAAAAGCTGACGAACGCAGGCACCGCGGTGGTGCTGTGCACCCACGACGTCAACTTCGCGTACGCCGTTTCCCGCACGGCGGCGATCCTTGTCGACGGCTCGCTCGTGTCCGGCCCGACCCGCGACATCCTCGCCGACCATGTCCTCATGGAGCGCGCGGGGCTCGAGGTGCCGTGGGCGCCGCTGGTCTCCCGGGCCCTGGGCAGGGAGGTCACCGACACCCGCGACCTGCACGACCGATAA
- a CDS encoding alpha/beta hydrolase produces MTLSFSPAPQPTATVLVSHGYAEHSGRFRPLIDALNAAGLDVFFYDHRGHGVNLATPLAVDVALLIDDHLTARAEVAGDKRTEKVFCFGHSMGGLVTAASVLRDPEGVAGVVLTGPAFLPLPHVSPLAARAGLALARLVPRLPTVALDASLLSHDPKVVAAYQADPMVYTGRVPLLTGASMAAEGYRFLSRVNEWPDVPALVIHGEADGLADISGSRRFAAAARGCTFNPIPGAYHEVLNEPEGPHLIDEICGWIVGH; encoded by the coding sequence ATGACGCTTTCGTTTAGCCCCGCGCCGCAGCCTACCGCCACCGTGCTGGTCTCCCACGGCTACGCGGAGCATTCCGGCCGCTTCCGCCCGCTCATCGACGCCCTCAACGCCGCAGGCCTCGACGTCTTCTTCTACGATCACCGCGGGCACGGGGTCAACCTTGCCACTCCCCTCGCGGTCGATGTCGCATTGCTTATCGACGATCACCTCACGGCGCGCGCCGAAGTGGCCGGGGACAAGCGCACGGAAAAGGTCTTCTGCTTCGGCCACTCGATGGGAGGGCTGGTCACGGCCGCGTCCGTCCTGCGCGACCCGGAGGGGGTCGCCGGCGTGGTGCTCACCGGCCCGGCGTTCCTGCCGCTGCCGCACGTGTCCCCGCTGGCGGCGCGGGCGGGGCTGGCGCTCGCGCGCCTTGTGCCCCGGCTGCCGACGGTGGCACTCGACGCCTCGCTGCTCTCCCACGACCCCAAGGTGGTGGCGGCCTACCAGGCGGACCCGATGGTCTACACCGGCCGGGTCCCGCTTCTGACCGGGGCCAGCATGGCCGCGGAGGGGTACCGCTTCCTCTCCCGCGTGAACGAGTGGCCGGACGTCCCGGCGCTGGTCATCCACGGCGAGGCGGACGGGCTGGCCGACATCTCGGGCTCGCGCCGGTTCGCCGCCGCCGCGCGAGGTTGCACCTTCAACCCGATTCCCGGCGCCTACCACGAGGTGCTCAACGAGCCGGAGGGGCCGCATCTCATCGACGAGATCTGCGGGTGGATCGTTGGGCATTGA
- a CDS encoding iron chelate uptake ABC transporter family permease subunit, whose translation MANALKTVGVDKRYWIALGLISATGVACAFGLLAYGNPMPMGSRGFWLIAQRRLDSVIAMAVVAWCQALATVAFQTVANNRIITPSILGFESLYRLIHTSTVFFFGAVGLTNARTLDMFVLQLVLMVGLSLVLYSWLLTSRSANLHAMLLIGIVIGGGLGSLTTFMQRLLTPSEFDVLTARLFGSVNNADPEYYPIAIPLCLAAGIAILSQSHRLNVMQLGRDVSVNLGLNHRRLSVIVLVLVSVLMATSTALVGPMTFLGFLAATLAHQLASTFDHRFLFPLAFALAFLVLTGAYFLMNHVFYAQGVVSIIIELVGGSVFLIVLLKKGRL comes from the coding sequence GTGGCTAATGCGTTGAAAACCGTAGGCGTCGACAAGCGATACTGGATAGCGCTCGGGCTGATCTCTGCAACCGGCGTGGCCTGCGCCTTCGGCCTGCTCGCGTACGGGAACCCGATGCCGATGGGCAGCAGGGGCTTCTGGCTCATCGCGCAGCGCCGGCTCGATTCCGTCATCGCGATGGCCGTGGTGGCGTGGTGCCAGGCGCTGGCGACGGTCGCGTTTCAGACGGTGGCGAACAACCGGATCATCACCCCGTCGATTCTGGGCTTCGAGTCGCTCTACCGGCTCATCCACACCTCGACGGTGTTCTTCTTCGGCGCCGTGGGCCTGACGAACGCCCGCACGCTCGACATGTTCGTGCTGCAGCTGGTGCTCATGGTGGGGCTCTCGCTCGTCCTCTACTCGTGGCTGCTGACCTCGAGGAGCGCCAACCTGCACGCCATGCTGCTCATCGGCATCGTCATCGGCGGGGGACTGGGGTCCTTGACCACGTTCATGCAGCGCCTCCTCACCCCGAGCGAGTTCGACGTGCTCACCGCCCGGCTGTTCGGCTCGGTCAACAACGCCGACCCCGAGTACTATCCCATCGCCATCCCACTGTGCCTGGCCGCGGGGATCGCAATCCTTTCGCAGTCCCACCGGCTCAACGTCATGCAGCTGGGCCGCGACGTGAGCGTCAACCTCGGGCTCAATCACCGCCGGCTGTCGGTGATCGTGCTCGTCTTGGTGTCGGTGCTCATGGCCACCTCCACCGCGCTCGTGGGGCCGATGACCTTCCTCGGCTTCCTCGCAGCCACCCTCGCGCACCAGCTGGCCAGCACTTTCGACCACCGGTTCCTCTTCCCGCTGGCGTTCGCGCTGGCCTTCCTCGTGCTCACCGGCGCGTACTTCCTCATGAACCACGTCTTCTACGCCCAGGGCGTGGTGTCCATCATCATCGAGCTCGTCGGCGGCTCGGTGTTCCTCATCGTTTTGCTCAAGAAAGGCCGCTTGTGA